The Loxodonta africana isolate mLoxAfr1 chromosome 1, mLoxAfr1.hap2, whole genome shotgun sequence genomic sequence gaattaaaaaaaagaacaagagaatgatttttaaaaggagCTTGTGAAACACtgttatgaaagaaaaaatgtcTCTTCTTTTGATTTTAGGTAATAAATCATCATTGATCAAGATGTCTTCAGCACCTGAGCCCCCAGCCTTTAAAAATGAGCCGCCCAAAGAGAAAGACTTTCGAAACCCAGGGCTCAGGAGTGTTCGCACAACGACCTTATTTCGAGCTGTGAATCCAGAGCTTTTCATTAAACCTGTAAGAAATACATCCAGAATAAGGCTTTATGTTTAACTAGGCTATCAAAAAAGTAGGTGGAAGGAAAATCTTAAATTCAGTTTCACTAAATACACATAtaaagttaaattttaaaaaaagtaaatattttcagaGTATTCGAGAATTATAATGGAAAATGGTTACATTTTAATGGAGTACCTAGTCAAACTATTTAAAATGCCATTTTAATAGTTGCATTAATTTGAAGGAAATTATTGTTTGATTAAGTACTATTAGGTAAAGAAGACAGTccattgaagtaaaaaaaaatgaaaatctggtTATTACAGACTGCAATTCtagttttattaatattttttatccAAGGGATATTACAAACATTTTATGAAAAATTTTGAAACATACATTTATATACTGTAAGGGAGTAAGCCAgtcatttatatttttgttgcAAATTAATGAATACATTTGATTTGatgaattttactttttaatatagGTACTGTTCATTTTTAAGTAAATGTAAATGAAGTCAACTTACTATAAAACAAAAGTTTAAATGCATTAAACTTTTATAAGTTAAGTAGGTCAGCTGAACAGTCAAATC encodes the following:
- the SMIM8 gene encoding small integral membrane protein 8, which gives rise to MKEKMSLLLILGNKSSLIKMSSAPEPPAFKNEPPKEKDFRNPGLRSVRTTTLFRAVNPELFIKPNKPVMAFGLITLSLCVAYIGYLHATEENKKDLYEAIDSQGHSYMRRKTSKWD